CGACGACGAGGACTGAGCGCCTCGTTAGGGATTAATCATGGCAAGCCGGGAAGGTAACGAAGGCGCCGTCGTGATGCGCGCGGCGGGAGCGGGCGCAGGCGGAGCTGCAGCGAGGACGCCGGCGGCCGGCGGGTCGAAGCGAATCGAAGTTCCGATCAAAAAGGCGGGCGGCGGCGAAGATAAGCTGCACACCTGGCCGTTTTTGGTGCGCAGCGAATTCCTGATGTCGATTCTGGTGATCATCGTTTTGACGGTGTGGTCGCTGTTGCTCAACGCGCCGCTGGAGCAGCCGTCGAACCCGACTCGCACGCCGAATCCGTCGAAGGCGCCGTGGTACTTCCTGGGCTTGCAGGAAATGCTGGTGTTCTTCGACCCATGGTACGCGGGCGTGGTGCTGCCCAGTTTCATTATCGTGGGCCTGATGCTGATTCCGTATCTGGACATCAATCCGAAAGGCAACGGCTACTACACGTTTCGCGAGCGATCGTTCGAGATTCTGACTTTCTTCATCGGGTTCCACATTTTATGGGTCTCATTCATCATCATCGGCACATTTTTCCGCGGTCCCGGATGGAATTGGTTCTGGCCCGGCCAGGTCTGGGATCCGCATCTGGTCGAGGCGCTGACCAACGTCGATTTGCCGTACATGTTCGGCTTCCGCGACTACCTGGCGTCGGCGCTCTTCGGACTGTCGCTGGTAGTCGGCTACTTCGTGGTCGGGTACGCGGCGCTATATTACTGGATACGATCGCGGCCGGCGGGCGATCCATGGTCTGCGTTTCCCGGCGGCGGTCCCGAGATATTGAAGAAATGGGGGCCGGTGCGCTTCGGCATCACGGGATTTCTGCTGATCGCGATGGCCGGGGTGTTTATCAAGATGGTGCTGCGGCACGCGCTCAACATCAAGTACATCCTGGTTACACCCTGGATTAACATCTGAAGTGGCCGCAACCCCGGTGTTTATCCTCGCCAAAGTACTGCAGGCGCTCGGAATCGCCGACGTCGGCTTCGCGCTGTACGTCGGGATGACCCAGCCGCACGGGATGGGGAAAGAATACGAGTTCACCGGGATCGGCGTTTTGGTTTTTCTCGCCGGCTACATCGTCGAGGTCCTGTGGGCTCGCGGGCGTGAATGACTATTGAGTATTTGTGAATATTTGGACGGCGGCCTCGCGGCGGCATTCGTAGCCGAGGACAGGATAAGAGCAGATGGCTGGCAGACCGGGGCTTGATCCCACTGAAGAAGGAAGATCGTACAGCGCGCTGTTCGTGCTGATGGTAGCGGTGTTGCTGGTGACCGCGGTCTGGTCGGTTTGGGACGACAACATCTCGCGCCGTCCGTGGAAGGAATACCAGGTCCAGTGGGATCGGCTGGCGTACGACAAGTACATGAAGGACGCGGCGGACGAGCAGAAGCGCCTCGACGCCGATCCCGAATACCAGAAAGTCTCGAAGCAGCTGGCCCAGGCGCGGATCGATCGCGACTCCGGCGCCACCGCGGCCAGGCTGGCCGCGCTGCGCGGGCAGTTGACCGATCTGAACAACGCTGCCGACGACAAGGATCAACTGGTCCGCTTCACCAAGTCGTATTTGACCGAGCGATGGTACGACTACAACCACGCCGTCCAGGAAAAGGAAGACCCGGGTCCGTACAAAAAGGAAATCGATCGGCTCAACGCCGAACTCGCGCGGGAAAGTATCGTCTCCGATAAAGCCAAGGACCATCTGCAGTCGGTCAAGGATCAGATCGAGGCGCTCAACTCGAAGGTCGAGAGCCTGGCAGATCAGATGAAGAAGCTCACCGCCAAGCTCGACGATTTCTTCGACAAGGCCGACACGTGGATGATCCCGGTCAAGTTCCGCAACACCATCCTGTTCCGTTATCCGAAGATTCCGAAGATCGAGCAGACTGCGATCGACGACTTCGACCGCAACGCCTTCGACGAGGCGATCGCGCGGGTCGATCGATGCCAGAGCTGTCATATGGGCGCCGACAAGAAGGGCTTCGAGAATGCGCCCGAGCCGTTTCGCACGCATAGCAACTTCGATCAGATCATATTGAAGCATCCGCCCGAAAAACTCGGATGCACGCCATGTCACGACGGACAGGGGCCCGCGGTCAGCTCGGTGCGGCTGGCGCATGGCGACGATCCGGATTGGGATTCGCCCATGCTCAGGGGCGACAAGATGCAGTCCCGATGCGTCAAGTGCCATATCGACGTGGGCTCGCTGCACGATGCGGCAGGCAAGCCGATCGCGGCGAACTGGGTCGAAGGGGAACGGATATTCGAGCAGTTGGGATGCGCGGGATGCCATCTGGTGGCGGGCTACGAGGACATGGCGAAGATCGGCCCGTACCTGAAACTCGCGTCGGCGAAGCTCGACCCGTCGTGGACCGTGCGATGGATCGCCACACCGCACGTCTTCCGGCCGCACACGCGCATGCCGGACTTCATGTTCTCGCGCGAGCAGGCGACTGCGCTGGCCGCGTTCATCCTGGACAGTTCGTCGAAGAATTCGAAGGCGTGGCTCGCGGCGCATCCCGAGACTGCGACGCTGGAGGCCGACGTCAAGAATCCGGCATTCATCGAAGAAGGCAAGGGGCTGTTCGAATCGGTCGGCTGCAAAGGATGCCACGCGATCGAGCCTGATCAATACGGAACTCCGGTCGGCGTTGCCGAGGGCTTCAAGCCGGCCCTGGCGCGCACGGCCAAGGACTTCGCGCCCAACCTGGGCAGGATCGCGGAGAAGACTTCGGCGGAGTGGATATATGCGTGGTTGAAGAATCCACGCGACTTCTCGCCGCACACAGCGATGCCGTCGCTGCGCCTGAGCGATCACGACGCCGAAGCGTTGACCGCCTTCCTGATGACCCATGGCGAGAAGAAAGAAGACGCCGGCGTTGAAACCGCACTCAAGGATCACGAAAAGATCAAGCAGGGTGAAGCGCTGGTGCGCAAGTATGGATGCTTCGGATGCCACGAGATCGAAGGGATGGACAAGGAGTCGCGCACCGGCGTCGAGCTGACGACCTTCGGCTCCAAGCATATCGACGAACTATTTTTCGGCAACCAGACTCAGATTCCCGAGACGTGGGATCAGTGGACCTCCCATAAACTCCAATCCCCGCGCATCTACGCGACCAGGGACGTCGAGCAGTCGATGCCGAATTTCGATCTCGACAACGCCGACATCAACAACCTGGTCGTGTTCCTGGCAGGCATGACGCAGGGCACGGTGCAGGAGCGGTACCGGATGCCGGGATCGGAGCATCAGACGCAAATCGTCGCGGGCCGGCGAATGGTCAATTACTACAACTGCGTCGGCTGCCATATCGTCGAGGATCGTGGCGGTTATATCCGCCGCTTCTACCCGGGAGATGAAATCAACTTTGCGCCGCCAATACTCAATGGCGAAGGCTTCAAGGTTCAACCCGAGTGGCTATTCGCATTCCTTCAGGGACCGACCTCGATTCGTCCGTGGCTCAAGATCAGGATGCCGACTTTTCATTTCAACAACGGTGAAGACGACACGATCGTGAATTACTTCACGGCGCTGTCGGACGTGAACGTGGTATATACCTTCATCGACACCAACCTGATTGGGCCGGCTGAGCTGGCGGCCGGCGTGAAGCTGATGACCAAGGACTACTTCAACTGCTTCAGTTGCCATCAGCAGGGCGACAAGAAGCCTGAGGGACCGGCGTCGGGATGGGCGCCCGACCTGGCGCTGGCGTATCAGCGGTTGAATCCGGACTGGATACTGAAGTGGATCGCAAATCCGTCGGCGCTGCAGCCGGGAACCAAGATGCCGTCGTACTATCCGGGCGGCCCCGACGACATCCTGGGCGGCAACCAGGACAAGCAGATCCGCGCGCTAACTGACTATATTTTCTGGCTTGGAACGCATCCGGGGGAGACACCAGCGGGCCAGGTGGCGACCGTTCCGGCAAAAGTGAGTAATGTGGCGGCCGCGGCGGCGAAAGTGAGTAAGAAGTAGGTTGTTATCGTTTAGTCGATTGAGTTGGCAACTGATTATTCGCTAAGCTGAGAGAGCTTGAGGTAACTAGCTAACACATACCAGCGATTTCGCAGGAGGGAATGGTAATGAACAAGTTTGGAGTTGTACTGGCGGCGTGTGCGGGTGTCGCGCTCAGCATGACCGTTGGCGCCAGCCTCGCGAGCGCTGCCGGCGGCACGATCAGCGGAACCATCAAGTACGACGGCACGCCGCCCGTGCCCAGGAAGGTCGAGGTGACCAAGGACAAGGAAGTATGCGCGCTGCATCCGCACTTCGAAGAGGACCTGGTCGTCGGCAGCGGCGGCGGAATCGCGAACGCGGTTGTGATCGTGAAAGGCGCCAAGGGCGAGATGAAGCCCGGCGAAGTACAGTTCGAGCAGAAGGGATGCGACTACGTGCCGCACGTGCTCGCGTTCCCGGCGGGCAGCACCGTGGATATCATCAACGCGGACGGGATTCTGCACAACATCCACACCTATTCGACCAAGAATCCGGCGTTCAACATGGCTCAGCCCAAGTTCAAGAAAGTAATCAAGGAAAAGATCGATCAGCCGGAAGTGATCAAGGTCAGCTGCGATGCGCACGGCTGGATGCATGCCTGGTGGGTCGCGACCGACACTCCGTACTTCGCAGTGACCGACGACAAGGGCAACTATTCGATCGCAGGCGTGCCGCCGGGCAACTACGAAATCGAAGTCTGGCAGGAAAAGCTCGGCACGCAGACTGAGAAAGTCGACGTGAAAGACGGCGCGACGGCGACCAGCGATTTCTCGCTGAAGCCGAAGGGCTGAGCGTTCGGGTGCGACGAAAGGAGTCGCGGGGCTGGAGCAATCCGGCCCCGTTTTCTTTGGAACAATCCCACTTTTCACTTTTCTCTGTTCGCCGGCGCGATATAATCCGCAGCGATGATTAAACGCCTCGATACGCTCGAAGTCGCGACCTCGGATCTCGCGGACGCAGCGTCGATCTATGAGAAGAACTTCGGCTTTGCCGTTGCCAGGCCGGCGGACGGGAGCTCGGCGTTGGTGAAGGTCGGCGGCGCGGAAATTCGCCTGGTCGCGGCGGCCGCAATCGATTCGTCGAGCGAAGGGATGACCGGCCTGTGGCTCGAGGCCGACGACGTCGATCAGGTGATAGCGGACTTTCGCGCCGCCGGTCTCGACGCCGGCGCGATTCGGATCGAATCGGGACGCCGCATCCTGACGATCGATCCCAAGCTGGCCAACCAGGTCCCGCTGTTCATCTTCGATCGCAAAGCCTGACTATCTCTGCGAAGTGCCGCGCGCCTACCCGGTCATGGAATGCAACTTTGGCTGGTCACGCCGAACACGGTAGTGGTCCTTTCCTGTATCCACTGATCGGTGCCACAGCTTGGGTTCTCGTCGATGCTGTCAACGCCTCCCGCATTGCCGGAAATATGCACATCTGTAATCACATTCCCTTCGTTGCCAAGGTCGATCACGATCCCGGCGTCGCCGTTGCTCTCGGCATTGAAATCGTAGATTCGATTCCCCGAACTTGGCTTCACACCCGCGCATTTGGTCCCGTGGGTGTCGTCGTCATGGCAGCCGATATAGACTCCAGTCCCGGTGTTGCTGCCGCTAGCGAAGGCGTTGACCTGGTTGCCCTTGCCGCCCTGTATCCAGACGCCATACACGGAGTTGTCGATGGCATCAAAATTATTGATGTTGGCGCCGGTGGCCCCGTTGAGGAAGATGCCCACCACGTTCCCGTCGGGTTCGACCCAGTCCGAGATCGTGTTCTTGCCCTGCACCTCGAGCCCGTACTTCCAGCCGGATGAAACCGACCCGCCGCCCTCGATGAATGCGCCGCTTGAACTTTTGAGGACATCAATCCCGGCTCCGGTCGAAGTCCCCAGCCCCGGACCCGTGACCGAATATTCGTGCACGTCCAGGATGGCGTTGCTCGCCTTGATGGCGATGCAGTCGCCCGCCGCCGTCAGTCCCTGCCCGCTCGAAAGGTCCGCCGTCACCGTGTAGGTGCCCGCCTTCGTAATCGTGCAGCCGCACACCGCAATCGACGCGCCGCATGCCGTCGTCGATGCTGACGCTTTTTCTTCTTGGGCCCGTGCGGCGCCGTGAAAGAGCAGTAAGGCGACTGCGAGCGCGGCGGCGCTCCGTATCCATTGTCGTGGTTGGAGTTGGTGACGGTTCATATTTTGCTTTCTCCGTTGGCGGATTGTTCGCGGGCGAGCCGCGCCGCGGCGCCGATGCCGCGGCGCAAATTGAAAAGGGCCATTTCCGGAATTTCAATTTTGGGCCACGATTGAAGATGGCTTATATCCGAACGCCCCGCCCGTCACAACCGCCAGCCCGGGTTTCGCTCAGCTGATTACGTAGCTGCGATCTGCAACCGCGTGCGCGCGCTCAGACCTCGGTGGTGAAAGTCGCGCGCACCGCTTCCTCGAGCCTGCGCGTCAGCTCGGTGCGGTCGGCGCTGCGCATTGCTTCGGTCGCGATCGGCTTTCCAATCGTCATGCGCATCGCGCAGCCCGGGGTCACCACCTTCGCGAGGCGCGGGAAAATAAGGCCGGACCCGCTGATCGACATCGGCACCGCCGGCAACTTCGACAGGATCGCGAGCCACGCGGCGCCGTCTTCGAACTCGTGGACCCGGTTGTCGCTGAAGCGATGGCCCTCGGCGAAGACGCAGACGTCGAGGCCGCTGCGGATGATCTGAATCGCCTTGCGAATTGCCTTGCCACCGGCCTCGCGGTCGATGATCACGTGACCGCCGCGCTGCATCGCGTAGCCGACCACCGGGATTTTGAGCAGCTCTTTTTTGGCGACGAAACGAGGCTCGCCCGGTATGAACGCGGCGACGGCGAAGATGTCGAAGAAGCTCTGGTGGTTTGCAACGAGGATGTACGACTTCAGGCCGGCGAGATTTTCAAGACCTTCGATTTGCACCTTGATGCCGCAAAGCCCGATTATTCCGCGGCCCCATGCGCGACTGATCACCGTGACCGCGTGCGGCTTGCCCATCGTGGCCGCGATCGCCGCGGCGATCGCGCAAGGCGCGGTCCATAGCACTGACAGAAGCGTCGCGGCGACCCCCCATGCGAGGTTGAAGATGCCGCGCGGCGCACCGGCGGCGTACGGCGAAGCCTGCGCGTGATTGGCCATGCCCGAATACTCTGCCCGCTGGCGCCGCCGCGCTGCAAGCGCGTCGCGGATGCGCCGATTGGCAGTACCCGTCCGGCGGGGCGCGGAAAGTTGACACTGCCCTGACGGCGTCGGTACGCTGATCATGACAAAGCAAAGCCGAGCGCCGAGGACCCAATGGGACGAATCACCGGGTTTCAGCAGTTTCTCCAAATCCTGACCGTGCCGGATAACATCCCGATCATCGCGATGATGATCCTGGTGATGTTTTTCACGTATATCGCGCTGAAGCAGGGCCGCCGCAACGATCAGCTGATCGAGCACGGCCATCGCGAGCGCATCATCGACGAGATGAGGAAGTAGCCGCGGCGCGGGCGCAAGGGCATCGATTGAGCAGCGTGCGGGGCGGCTTGCCCCGACGATGCGATCATGCCGACAGAAGGTCTTCGGCGCCGACCGCGCGGCCGGCTCTTTTTTCAGTATCTACGCGGATTCTCCTTGCGATTGGCGTCACTCTGTTTGCCACGCTTCAAACGACTCTGGCCGCGGCTTTACCCGCCGCCTCCGACGACAGCGCCGAAGCGGCATGCGCCGAGATCAAAACTGCGCTGCATGCGCTGGCCGGCGCGGAGCACGACGAAGCGTTCGCGCTCGATCTTGCCTCGAGCGGGGGCAATTCGACCGCGATCGTCGCCTCGCGGCTGTCCGTCCTGCTCGATTGCACGCAGGATTTGCGCGTCGCGCTCAGGCACGTGCGTCAGAGTGCCGTCGCGCGCGACTCGATGGCCGATCAATGCGTGCGGATGGGGTTTCGCGCGCTGGTGATATCCGAGAAGCTGAGTTCCGACGTCGAAACCGTTCTGTTCGGCGGTGACGATTCTGTGGCGCAAGCGCCCGAGCTCAAGTCTGACTCCGCTGCACCTGCTGCATCGCCGCCCGCTCTGCAACCCTGACCTGTCGTGCGGCGGCGTTGCGTGGAACCAACACGGCGGCCGCCGCAAGCATCAGCAGAACCGCCTGCGCGCCGAGCGATTGAACGGTCGGGAACAGGCCGAGCATGGGAATCGTTGGCGCGTAATTCACGAAGGTAGCCGATACCCTTGACGCTTCCTGCAAGCTCGCGATCCCCTGGCCGACAAAGACGATCGCCATCGCGTAGAGCAGGATCGAAGTCGTCTGGAAGAAGAGCCTTATCGGGATTCGATCGGCGGCGCGCCGCAGCACCACGAAAGACGCGGCCAGTGCGACCGCGGCGACGACGATGCCGGCCGCCACCGCGTGACGCTCGGCAGCTTCGGTCGCGCCGCTGGTGAGCGCCTGAAAGAACACTATTGTCTCCGCGCCCTCGCGCATCACGGCGAGAAACGCGGTGAGTCCGAGCGCGACGGCGGGAACCGTGCTGCGCTCGGCGCTCTGGAGTTTGTGCGAGATGAACTTCAGCCAGCGATCGGCCTGGCCTTTCGAGGTCATCCACGAGCTGACGTAAAAGAGGGTCGCGGCGGCGAAGAGTTGGAAGACGCCTTCGAGCGTGTCGCTGGCGTCGTCGGTGATGAAGTTGTTCACCACCCACGCCAGCACGACGCTGGCGACGATCGCGGCAATTGCGCCCGCATAGATGTCGCGCGAGCGGCCGATTCGTCCTGCGCCGCGGGTGGCGGCCGCGAGCGCGACGACGACCAGCATCGCTTCCATGCCTTCGCGGAAGAGGATGCCGAGCGAATAGAAGAAGTAAGCGACTGCGGTTTGATTGGTCATATTGTTAATTCTGAGAATGATTCTCAATTCCGACTGTAGCCCTGCCGGTCTGCGATGTCAACGATGAGAATTTGCCCCTCCGCAATGGCGCACCCGGTCATGCTTGCGACCATCTACAGCCGGTAGTAACCTCAAAAATGAAGCGGGTCCGCCGATTTTTCGTGCGCACGGCCGCTTCAAGTCTTTTTCAGGGCTTTTTCGGGGATGCGGGCTCTGCGATGCGTTCGCGGGGCGATGCGATGCTCACTTTGAGGCGGTTAATCTCCTGATGCGATGCGTCTATTGCAGCCAGCGCGCCGGTTTGATCCGCCGCGTCTGCACGCCGTGTGCGAAAGTAGTCGCGATCGTGGACCGCGCCGGCGGCGAAGTCGGATTGGCCGGGCTGGTCGATATTTTCGTGGAAGAGGGTCTCACGCGGGAGCAGGTCGATGTGGTGCTCGACGCGCAGGTCGGCGCCGAGCCAACCATCCGCGACCGGCTCACCTCGAGCATGACGAACTTCTTGATGCGCAACCTCGGGATGCCGGGGCGCCAGTCGCCCGAAGACGTAAGGAAGGTGCGCACCGCGATGCAAAGCGGTGGCGGCGCCGGCACGTGGGTCGGTGGAGAGGAGCCCCCGGAGCATCATTAAGATGCGCTCGCGGGTCACCGAATTGGCGATGGAAAAAGATCGCAGCGACCTCTAGTTCACGGCTGAACGGTTTTCGGAGAGACGAATGAATTTGCAGCAGATCGGCGTCGTCGGGGCAGGGCAGATGGGTGCGGGAATCGCGCAGGTCGCGGCGCAGGCGGAAATCAGGGTCGTGATGCATGATATCGCGCCGGAGCTGTGCCAGCGCGGCGTCGATTCGATCGCGCGCAACCTGGGGCGGATGATCGAGCGCGGGCGCTTCAAGCCCGAGGAGCGCGATCGCGTGATGCGCCGCGTCGAGACCACCACCAGGCTCGAGGACCTGGCCGCGGTCGGCTTCGTGATCGAGGCGGTGATCGAAAACGAAGACGCGAAGATCGCGCTGCTGCAGAAGCTCGACAAGATCTGTCCGCCGGAGACGATTTTTGCCTCGAACACGTCGTCGATTTCGATCACCAGGATGGGGGCGCGGACTTCACGCGCCGACCGCGTGATCGGGATGCACTTTATGAACCCGGTCCCGGCGATGAAGCTGGTCGAAATCATTCGCGGACTGGCCACCTCGGAAGCGACTTTTCAGCAGACCCGCGCGCTCGCCGAGCAGCTCGGCAAGACCACGATGACCGCGCAGGATTTTCCGGGATTCATTGTTAATCGCGTGCTGCTGCCGATGATCAACGAGGCGATCTACACGCTGTACGAAGGCGTCGGCGGGGTAACCGATATCGACATCGCGATGAAGCTCGGCACCAATCAGCCGATGGGTCCGCTGGAGCTGGCGGACCTGATCGGGCTGGACACCTGCCTTGCGATCATGGAGGTGATGCATCGGGTGCTGGGCGACGACAAGTACCGTGCCTGCCCGCTGCTGAAGAAGTACGTCGATGCCGGATACCTGGGCCGCAAATCAGGCCGCGGTTTTTATGTATATGACGAGAAGGGTACTTTGATTCCGCCACCGCGCTGAGCGCGGGTGCGCGCCGGGGCGGCCGGCGCGCGCCGGGAGGCAACGAGCATGTCCGTAAAGGCATTCATCCTGATCGACACGTCGCCGGGAAAGGCGCGCGAGGTCGCGGCCAAGATTCGAGGCGTGAGCGGCGTTTCGGTGGCGCATGCGGTCACCGGGCCGCACGACATCATCGCGATCGCGGAGGCCGCCGACGTGACCTCGCTCGGCGAGCTGGTGGTGCAGAAGATTCAGAGCGTGACCGGCGTCAATCGGAGCCTGACTTCAATCGTCGCGGATTGAAGCAGGCAAAAAAAGATCGCGCCAGCGCCGACCGGCGCGGCGATCGTATAGAGCAGGGGAAAGACCGCATTCAGGAAGTAATCTATCGATGGCTGAATTACCGGTAATCAAACGGCTCAGAAAAGACCTCGAAACGCTCAAGCGCGAACTCACCGTGGACCTGCCCAAGGAACTCGAGCGCGCGCGCGCGCACGGCGACTTGTCCGAAAACGCGGAATGGGCAATGGCCAAGCAGCGTCAGGAGTTCCTGCGCGCGCGGGTGGGCAACCTCGAGGCGCGAATCGTCGAGCTCACGATGATCGATCTCGAGACGATTCCGCGCGACACCGTCGGGCTGGGCAGCCGCGTGCGGCTCGAGGATCTCGATGAGGGCGGCATCGCGGAGTTCGAGATCGTCGTGCCGGAGGAAGTTGACGGCGCGCAGAACCGCATCTCGCTGTCGTCGCCGCTGGGCCGCGCGCTGATCGGCAAGGCGGCGCACGACGATATCGAAGTCGTCACGCCCAAGGGCAAGCGCGCGTACATGGTCAAGCAGCTTACGACGATCCATGCGCTGCTGGTCGTGGACAACGGCACCAAGTAACCGGGCCGCACGCGCGATCAATCGCCGAACATTGCGTCGATCTGTTGCTTGAAGTGCGCCTGAACGATCTTGCGGCGCACCTTGAGCGACGGCGTCAGCTCGCCATTTTCCTGGGTGAACGGCTGCATGATCGTGAACCCGACGATCGCTTCCACGTCCGAGAGCTGCTTGTTGATTTCGCGAATCCGCTGATGCAGCAGCGCCTTCAACGCCGGTGATTTCGCCAGCGCCTCCGGGTTTTTCGGGTCGAGCTGGTTGTCGCTTAAAAACTCCGCCAGATTTTCGTAGTCC
This portion of the Candidatus Binatus sp. genome encodes:
- a CDS encoding c-type cytochrome is translated as MAGRPGLDPTEEGRSYSALFVLMVAVLLVTAVWSVWDDNISRRPWKEYQVQWDRLAYDKYMKDAADEQKRLDADPEYQKVSKQLAQARIDRDSGATAARLAALRGQLTDLNNAADDKDQLVRFTKSYLTERWYDYNHAVQEKEDPGPYKKEIDRLNAELARESIVSDKAKDHLQSVKDQIEALNSKVESLADQMKKLTAKLDDFFDKADTWMIPVKFRNTILFRYPKIPKIEQTAIDDFDRNAFDEAIARVDRCQSCHMGADKKGFENAPEPFRTHSNFDQIILKHPPEKLGCTPCHDGQGPAVSSVRLAHGDDPDWDSPMLRGDKMQSRCVKCHIDVGSLHDAAGKPIAANWVEGERIFEQLGCAGCHLVAGYEDMAKIGPYLKLASAKLDPSWTVRWIATPHVFRPHTRMPDFMFSREQATALAAFILDSSSKNSKAWLAAHPETATLEADVKNPAFIEEGKGLFESVGCKGCHAIEPDQYGTPVGVAEGFKPALARTAKDFAPNLGRIAEKTSAEWIYAWLKNPRDFSPHTAMPSLRLSDHDAEALTAFLMTHGEKKEDAGVETALKDHEKIKQGEALVRKYGCFGCHEIEGMDKESRTGVELTTFGSKHIDELFFGNQTQIPETWDQWTSHKLQSPRIYATRDVEQSMPNFDLDNADINNLVVFLAGMTQGTVQERYRMPGSEHQTQIVAGRRMVNYYNCVGCHIVEDRGGYIRRFYPGDEINFAPPILNGEGFKVQPEWLFAFLQGPTSIRPWLKIRMPTFHFNNGEDDTIVNYFTALSDVNVVYTFIDTNLIGPAELAAGVKLMTKDYFNCFSCHQQGDKKPEGPASGWAPDLALAYQRLNPDWILKWIANPSALQPGTKMPSYYPGGPDDILGGNQDKQIRALTDYIFWLGTHPGETPAGQVATVPAKVSNVAAAAAKVSKK
- a CDS encoding carboxypeptidase regulatory-like domain-containing protein; translated protein: MNKFGVVLAACAGVALSMTVGASLASAAGGTISGTIKYDGTPPVPRKVEVTKDKEVCALHPHFEEDLVVGSGGGIANAVVIVKGAKGEMKPGEVQFEQKGCDYVPHVLAFPAGSTVDIINADGILHNIHTYSTKNPAFNMAQPKFKKVIKEKIDQPEVIKVSCDAHGWMHAWWVATDTPYFAVTDDKGNYSIAGVPPGNYEIEVWQEKLGTQTEKVDVKDGATATSDFSLKPKG
- a CDS encoding VOC family protein, with amino-acid sequence MIKRLDTLEVATSDLADAASIYEKNFGFAVARPADGSSALVKVGGAEIRLVAAAAIDSSSEGMTGLWLEADDVDQVIADFRAAGLDAGAIRIESGRRILTIDPKLANQVPLFIFDRKA
- a CDS encoding right-handed parallel beta-helix repeat-containing protein, whose product is MNRHQLQPRQWIRSAAALAVALLLFHGAARAQEEKASASTTACGASIAVCGCTITKAGTYTVTADLSSGQGLTAAGDCIAIKASNAILDVHEYSVTGPGLGTSTGAGIDVLKSSSGAFIEGGGSVSSGWKYGLEVQGKNTISDWVEPDGNVVGIFLNGATGANINNFDAIDNSVYGVWIQGGKGNQVNAFASGSNTGTGVYIGCHDDDTHGTKCAGVKPSSGNRIYDFNAESNGDAGIVIDLGNEGNVITDVHISGNAGGVDSIDENPSCGTDQWIQERTTTVFGVTSQSCIP
- a CDS encoding lysophospholipid acyltransferase family protein, with protein sequence MANHAQASPYAAGAPRGIFNLAWGVAATLLSVLWTAPCAIAAAIAATMGKPHAVTVISRAWGRGIIGLCGIKVQIEGLENLAGLKSYILVANHQSFFDIFAVAAFIPGEPRFVAKKELLKIPVVGYAMQRGGHVIIDREAGGKAIRKAIQIIRSGLDVCVFAEGHRFSDNRVHEFEDGAAWLAILSKLPAVPMSISGSGLIFPRLAKVVTPGCAMRMTIGKPIATEAMRSADRTELTRRLEEAVRATFTTEV
- a CDS encoding FTR1 family iron permease, translated to MTNQTAVAYFFYSLGILFREGMEAMLVVVALAAATRGAGRIGRSRDIYAGAIAAIVASVVLAWVVNNFITDDASDTLEGVFQLFAAATLFYVSSWMTSKGQADRWLKFISHKLQSAERSTVPAVALGLTAFLAVMREGAETIVFFQALTSGATEAAERHAVAAGIVVAAVALAASFVVLRRAADRIPIRLFFQTTSILLYAMAIVFVGQGIASLQEASRVSATFVNYAPTIPMLGLFPTVQSLGAQAVLLMLAAAAVLVPRNAAARQVRVAERAAMQQVQRSQT
- a CDS encoding 3-hydroxybutyryl-CoA dehydrogenase; the encoded protein is MNLQQIGVVGAGQMGAGIAQVAAQAEIRVVMHDIAPELCQRGVDSIARNLGRMIERGRFKPEERDRVMRRVETTTRLEDLAAVGFVIEAVIENEDAKIALLQKLDKICPPETIFASNTSSISITRMGARTSRADRVIGMHFMNPVPAMKLVEIIRGLATSEATFQQTRALAEQLGKTTMTAQDFPGFIVNRVLLPMINEAIYTLYEGVGGVTDIDIAMKLGTNQPMGPLELADLIGLDTCLAIMEVMHRVLGDDKYRACPLLKKYVDAGYLGRKSGRGFYVYDEKGTLIPPPR
- a CDS encoding Lrp/AsnC ligand binding domain-containing protein: MSVKAFILIDTSPGKAREVAAKIRGVSGVSVAHAVTGPHDIIAIAEAADVTSLGELVVQKIQSVTGVNRSLTSIVAD
- a CDS encoding GreA/GreB family elongation factor, with the protein product MAELPVIKRLRKDLETLKRELTVDLPKELERARAHGDLSENAEWAMAKQRQEFLRARVGNLEARIVELTMIDLETIPRDTVGLGSRVRLEDLDEGGIAEFEIVVPEEVDGAQNRISLSSPLGRALIGKAAHDDIEVVTPKGKRAYMVKQLTTIHALLVVDNGTK